The DNA segment GAGtgaatcatatttttatttaaagagaaGTAgcgttaaaacacatttatggATAAAAGTAGTCTaagtaaaaaactttttcgATAAAAGGCACAACCGTTAAAGCCTAAACTAAGTGATTTAGCAAATGTAATAGTGTAAGGACAGCCGTTAAAACACGGAAAAATAGATTAGAAGCGTGGTCGTTACActtaatattgaataaatacgAACCAGTAGTAGTGGCTGGGGTAAGAGCTGCAGAATCTGAGTCTGATGACGGGATTTGTGAGCGATATTTTGTGCGTTTGAATAATCTGTGACCTGTAGTATGAGTTGTATTAGGATGTGATTGCGAGTTATAACAAGACGACTATGTTCATATAACAGTGCAGGGAAATGCATAGAATTATAACACAGAGGACTATTCCACACCATATGTggctgcttcatacaccttgtgccgcTTACAAATTTCTACATATGTAGCTTtaaaagtgattatttttttgggttgACAAGTGGTTAACTTGAACAACATTGAACTGcagttaaatgtcttgcccaacgaaACATTAACCAATAATAACAGCAAAGTAAATACTTACTATTAGCTTCCTGGTTTAGTTGTTGGATCGCAGTTAGTTGTTTCTTCCGGTCTTCCTCACGTTTAGCTTTAGCTTCGAGAGCTTTCTTCTTTATACTTTCACGATCGACACGGAAATCCTCGGATCTTGCGACTTCAACTTGTTGAGCCATCTCGGCGAACTGAACAACGTGCTGGGGGGGAATTAATATGTTAGGAAACTGTAGGGTGTTGTTTTGCCTGGGTCGTATTAATGTATGATTACAAACTAACCTAACATAGCAATATAAATGTTTAGACAACAAAAACGAATGATGTTGCATTTACCACAATAACCAGAAGGTCCCCTATGTTTCcaagtgtaactgcattttaacaactattttgtgttaactttttaataagaTTTTAACGCAGGTATCAATTAGGTCTCTACTCTATCATTAGTAATTGACTACAACActtatccatcttaccccacagtattatactaCCATATGTCTGTATTATTACTATAACACATTACTTACAAGATTCTCGTCATGCTCAGCCATGTTGGGATTCAGACAAACCACCATCTTAACTGTCCCGTGGCCTTCGaagtaacttttaaacagaTGTGTAAGTTTTGAGTTCCTGTATTTAATCATCTCGTTTCCTCCTCCTTTCTGGTTCTCACGCAGTTGTTCAAGACACCTGTGTATCATGTGGGTGATTATTCATGTGAACGGAGTATCAGGATAATGTGGGTAATGTttgaagttataacacggttgtacTACTACTGTAGCACACCATATGTGATGGCTATTAAACCTCAAGCCTGCTTAAAAGTTACTAAGTATGTGTGATATAAGGTGACTATTGTTATAATGTTCAGCAGTTCAGGGCAAAACAGTTGTGTAACAtacatgttctgtttcatacatgtATATGCAACGTgggggtaattggccaactctggcctaaaacCCAGGTCCCAGGACGTGCCACATTGCCACTCATAAACAACAGCAACACCCCAAACCCCCTTACCTCCTCAAAGTCATGAGCGAGCTGTTAATATTCCCAGCTTCCCTTAACCTCTCCCCACCGGCTCCTGTCCGCGTCATTCTTTCACTACCAGCCAAGTCAACCAGCGATAACTGGCTCGCACAAATCAAACTTTTTTCCTgttaacaaaattacaaaaagttttatgaatttctaATTGGGCCATAGATaagacattttgtttttttgggaaTATTTTTACCACATGAACCTTTACAGTATATATGTGGTAGTTAATTCAATCTAATTCCAAACCACATACAAATTGACAATTTATATGAATTTTGAAACAGGTGTTGACAAAAATGCtcataagttttattttcataattgGTAAAAGGGGGTTCTTacagttggttttatttaaaagtggAAGAGGCATCACagtatttagtatttaaattctcaagaaataaaaattgggCCCATGattgaaaataatgtttcggGTCAGGATTAAAATAACCCCACAAATACCTGCAGTAAATCCTCTCCCAGTGGATCCAGAGGTGCTTGAACAAGCCTTATGTTCAATATACTGTGTGATCTACTGGATTCAGCATTAAGTTGTGTATGGGCGATCCTACGCCTTTCCTGGCCTGGAGAAGGTGAGTAttgttaaacaaatgaaaataccataaaaaataaggaCCTTTTTTTAGTCTTGACAAACTGCATACAAAACGTCGGCAATAcactttgtttaataacataCAAGCcgttgaaaaattatttttcgaATCTAGGATAACTTGGTAACAAGATtttgctaaatttaaaaaccatcgagaaaatttttaatcaaatctTGTTCAATTTTTATCCAGAAGATCAGTTcttgtaaaattattaacagAACAAGAATgcgaaacaaaaaaaataaacaaaataaaacaagaatacaaataaaaaaacaccagaAAACGGAACGGTAAGTAACGCACCTTGTTGAAAAACTGCAAATGCTTCTTCAGTTGAGGTGACTTCAATCTGAGATACCCcgtaaacaaacatattcttCTTCTTGTCTTCACGCAATCGTTTCGACTGTGGTGGCCTATAACATATAATCATAGTAACTATACcaatatatatgaaaatatgaatataactatataactATACCAAGTTACCAGACTTATCCAACTTGCatgacatttatttaaaagacatAGAGTGGTCCAACAAGGTTTATATTATACTtacatataatttatttggtcaatttatttacctttttgtggtggaagaaatataaacacatagatgttctgtttcatgcaccttgtgcccgcaAGTTACCCGCATGTAACTTAATGGGTCattgtttttatgcatggTTGACAATTTGAAAAACTCACCACTGATCACTAGGTTGGAGTTAAACATAAATCTTACTTTGGTCTTTGAAATGGATCCAGTTGTACTTCCCCCAGTAAATCATAAACATAATCATTATATATTTCCACGTACGACACAAATACTGAGTATCTGCACTCAGGGTTCACATTTTCCGATTGACAATGTTCCAAGTCGTATCTCAGGTCAACATTTCTGTGACGCATCCTGGAAAAAGATTTAGGTTAAAGGCTTCAACTATTTGGGTGAATATTTAGTTGAGAAAACAAGTTgccacgtatttaacttatttattgtcgcgtggcgggcaacgacagtcgttataacactggttttctgtttcatacacctcgtgcctgcttacaagttaccacgtatgtaactttgtgcgtGATGATTTTTATCTATgactaacaatttaaacagcccattaatgaccactgggtagTATAACAAGTTAAAGTCCAACGCTACGTACCTGCTGGCATTCTTCGGCGTCAACTGGGGCAAAATTTCTCGTTCTTGTTTTTCTAATAATGCCTCAGCTTCAGACTGGACGCAAAACCCATTCATTCCATCGGGAACAAAAACCTAGAATTTAAATTCAGTAATTCTTAACCCCTTGGTcaccatttgatttggttggtttgtttaacATGTCTCAAAACATAACGAACTAAATCTAAAGCTGCCACAAAGCAGAAGTAAAAGACGGCAGTTTTTGAGTTTCCCTACTTAGTCAAGCTCTCAAAGTGTTTCTAAAAAGTTTATGGAAGTGTAAACTGCTTTACTTTGAGCCacatagttaaaatatttcttatttttaaattagaaatttaaacTGGGATAAATCACAACTTCGAAGCTCCTATTGCAGTTTGCAGATTGTTAATTTTAACCAATGCTATAGATTGTTTTTAGGGCAACAATTGATCTACCAACTTACATATTTAGATGCTTGCACAGGTTTAGTTGAATTAAACAGCATATCCAGACAACGAGGTAGAAACCCTGGTTCTTCTAATGAGCCTGTCATGGTGTATGTTTTGCCTGAACTAGTAACTCCATATGTGAACAGCAAACCTGGGATAAAAAGGGAAGTTTAGAACTATGGTGGTAACTTAAAGAGATATAACATGGATATAACATAAGTACATAACCTTACATAACTTCATAAgcgttatattttaattttcaacttAATTTAGGGTGACTTTGTAATAATGCACATTCATCATtgaaacataggaaacctcattgattaatgaggtgaatgcaatatatttaggacacttaacagcagagtaaaagctgttttaaggTGCAACACTGAGGTGCTAAAAGACTTATAGTTCTTAGTATGATATGCAAATGTACCACCAGTCATGCAAATAGTATGCCAGTGAAAATTAACtaactttaacaaaaactcCACCATGAATAAAATCTACGAACCATTTTTCCCTCGTATCAAGTCATCCACCATAGATTGCGCAACCGAatcaaataaaagtttttgcgAAACTTCTGCAGCAAAAACTCGCGAAAACTGACATTCAGTctggaataaataaatttctgttaaaatactgaaaatactTTGTTCGCGAAAAAGAAATACTCTGAGAGCTTGACTAAGTTTGGCAGCTCGAAAAAGCTGCGTCTTTTACTTTGTGGAAGCTTCGTGTCAGTTTTAGCTTCATTTAATTTCATGGCCCCATGGGTatactataaatattaatagtAATTTCatactaaaatataatatttgtcACATGTATTTCAAGACATAAGCATGCCAGAACAACATTTAATTCCAATAATGGCATTCACCCAAGCCTATCCAAGAAGCAGTGACATGCTACCCACCACTTCTAAGAGAAGGCTTATATTGAACCAGTTTTAATAAGACACTTCAAAATCTTGAATAAGAAGCTCTTATAAACAAGTTTGGCTTACCACTTTAGAATCTGCGTTTGCACCCACTAAATGAATAGTTGTGTCATTAATTACTTGAATACAAGCATCTTGGTTGTCGACTGTTTTGTTTCGGATCCGTGCAAACACCTGAAATTAAAGTGATTATTATTAACTTAGTTGAAACGTTTGTGATGAACTgaaatttacattaatattattattttacattatacaaGGTTTGATGATCGATACTGAAAGGCGAATATGCAAGACATTTTTAACACACATTGCGCCAACcgaatggtcactaatgggttgtagcaccctgggtttAAAGGTATTGGGCCacctctggcctaaatctcaggtccgaTGGCGTGTCCCAccatagaacctcacccatatagaatagaatgtgcatatacaatgttggggtaatgggcaactctggtctaaatcttaggtcccatggcatgcctcactgtaggacctcacccatatagaatagaatgagcatatacaatgttggggtaatgggcaactctggtctaaatcttaggtcccatggcatgcctcactgtagggcctcacccatatagaataaaaacaacattcaacaaattaCCTCAACGGGATCAGTTTGTGCGTTGGATAGTTGGGAATTAAACTTACGGGGAAGTTTCCGTCTGAATAAACATGAAGAATAATAATTAGGTTAACCAGTTGTTAACACTATATGAATACATATTATATGTTAGATAACGAAactttttcataaaaacaagaatataaaaaacagttccattaccccaaaacataaaattaaaatttttattgttacttttaaaaaatggctGCCACACACTTTGCGGTAATTTTATAGGACTAAGCATATCATAAATTGGTATACAATACAAAATCTATATAATAAACGCCAGCACAACGCAAACTATGAAATAAAGAAGAAACTTACTGAGGTTTCAtggctttgtttaaaatccttGTGGCAGTGAAACAACTTAatcattaaacaaatataatattttaattaaaagctctgtgaaacaaaattaaagcattagaacaacaatataatatacaaaaaaggAATTTTTGGGACTGAAAAtatcattaaatttttaactttttttacaaatatttatatttctacgTCGTACTAACgcattttctgtttaaactgCAACTTCTGCTACACAAATTCTACACTTAATAAGTACatacttgaaaaaaaatagcTATTTAGACCGTAATTAGACGTACACACCAAACAACCATGTTTGGAAATAAAATTCCTTTTTGTTTCGATTCCCGCTGATAATCGTAAATCTGGTACCCGGTCAGCTTTTGCACTATTGAGAACAAGAGAGCAATCTTAAGAAAAACAATTCATTTGGTACAAAAAGTAGCAACATTTATATATCAACAATGAACTTTCATGTTTGTTCTTGCATGGTGTAGCAACTTTACTTATGACGTATTGCGGTTATTATATTCTGTATATCTCATTGTCGTGTGTTTGTATATGTTGGTgcttttttttcgttttaaatataactcaatctttgctaccgtaatagGTGCGataaactaatatatatttacaatagaGTAGCCTACTCTGTGACAAATTAGACAGCCTATCAGTGTTACCCACAGccgtttaaatgtttaaaacatgtttatctaCGGAGACAGTGTTATTACTGGGTTGAAAAGTAATCCCTTGAAGACGCAATTACGTCATTCTTTGAAGTCACGTATGGTGATCTGACGTCACTCTtccatgacgtaacaatatccTGATATCATACCATTGGGCAATGAAGCAGATAGTAGGCTACAACcggttaatattttattttttcagcagCACGTGTAGT comes from the Ciona intestinalis unplaced genomic scaffold, KH HT000133.1, whole genome shotgun sequence genome and includes:
- the LOC100187303 gene encoding kinesin-like protein KIF23 isoform X1, producing MKPQRKLPRKFNSQLSNAQTDPVEVFARIRNKTVDNQDACIQVINDTTIHLVGANADSKVTECQFSRVFAAEVSQKLLFDSVAQSMVDDLIRGKNGLLFTYGVTSSGKTYTMTGSLEEPGFLPRCLDMLFNSTKPVQASKYVFVPDGMNGFCVQSEAEALLEKQEREILPQLTPKNASRMRHRNVDLRYDLEHCQSENVNPECRYSVFVSYVEIYNDYVYDLLGEVQLDPFQRPKPPQSKRLREDKKKNMFVYGVSQIEVTSTEEAFAVFQQGQERRRIAHTQLNAESSRSHSILNIRLVQAPLDPLGEDLLQEKSLICASQLSLVDLAGSERMTRTGAGGERLREAGNINSSLMTLRRCLEQLRENQKGGGNEMIKYRNSKLTHLFKSYFEGHGTVKMVVCLNPNMAEHDENLHVVQFAEMAQQVEVARSEDFRVDRESIKKKALEAKAKREEDRKKQLTAIQQLNQEANSHRLFKRTKYRSQIPSSDSDSAALTPATTTDDGESDWEATDYCLGPSFPNLEVVDSADNRTIPFLISMLENRIENMSSIKRSAKHFGSLFRTNLNAGSQHDQELQQKLRDCENDLGLKGKEVNKMERQVKKLESKNQVLTRTTQVFEKEKKQLQEQLSEAESQLKSSLSDTRRLESKIKGAVANTKAHVEKECDKRVRSVQAEMQEKMWVKDERLRQLKNIISTGREGRPTTRRCQTPLKQPISSAESTSSSSHLSRKRRSRSAENLLSTHKHKNVNSSIHSSRKQLSSTSVGIEGNSLRDIESRAHRMTTRSKTKEHSVCSEDESHLLEQENPRTLGCQFVNRENEDKMRHRPGAPIAPKHRRSCSNNPNWLAHLPSSTIQTETILQPAIRPNRVVNVPSPKDVAGASKYLLTHQSEDKDGEIETQLVKGEVFHTRSGGQQVQFVDIETLKQHDPKKNKKNTQQQRKRRSTTSVDEVSADEQSSWTDVETRCAYGIGNNTGVVASSKRKK
- the LOC100187303 gene encoding kinesin-like protein KIF23 isoform X2, which gives rise to MKPQRKLPRKFNSQLSNAQTDPVEVFARIRNKTVDNQDACIQVINDTTIHLVGANADSKVTECQFSRVFAAEVSQKLLFDSVAQSMVDDLIRGKNGLLFTYGVTSSGKTYTMTGSLEEPGFLPRCLDMLFNSTKPVQASKYVFVPDGMNGFCVQSEAEALLEKQEREILPQLTPKNASRMRHRNVDLRYDLEHCQSENVNPECRYSVFVSYVEIYNDYVYDLLGEVQLDPFQRPKPPQSKRLREDKKKNMFVYGVSQIEVTSTEEAFAVFQQGQERRRIAHTQLNAESSRSHSILNIRLVQAPLDPLGEDLLQEKSLICASQLSLVDLAGSERMTRTGAGGERLREAGNINSSLMTLRRCLEQLRENQKGGGNEMIKYRNSKLTHLFKSYFEGHGTVKMVVCLNPNMAEHDENLHVVQFAEMAQQVEVARSEDFRVDRESIKKKALEAKAKREEDRKKQLTAIQQLNQEANSHRLFKRTKYRSQIPSSDSDSAALTPATTTDDGESDWEATDYCLGPSFPNLEVVDSADNRTIPFLISMLENRIENMSSIKRSAKHFGSLFRTNLNAGSQHDQELQQKLRDCENDLGLKGKEVNKMERQVKKLESKNQVLTRTTQVFEKEKKQLQEQLSEAESQLKSSLSDTRRLESKIKGAVANTKAHVEKECDKRVRSVQAEMQEKMWVKDERLRQLKNIISTGREGRPTTRRCQTPLKQPISSAESTSSSSHLSRKRRSRSAENLLSTHKHKNVNSSIHSSRKQLSSTSVGIEPGAPIAPKHRRSCSNNPNWLAHLPSSTIQTETILQPAIRPNRVVNVPSPKDVAGASKYLLTHQSEDKDGEIETQLVKGEVFHTRSGGQQVQFVDIETLKQHDPKKNKKNTQQQRKRRSTTSVDEVSADEQSSWTDVETRCAYGIGNNTGVVASSKRKK